The nucleotide window AGTAGAGATAACAGCGTTGTTATTGCATTTTATTATATGTTATTTAgtattattactatatattaaTAGTAATACCAGTAAGAGATAATATAGTAagatatattacagtatattgtactATTTACAGAATAACTACTTGTGTGTTTAACTACCTGTGTGTGGTGTCCCTACatttcaatatatttttttttagtcatttagtagatgctcttatccagagcgacttacagttctaTCAGGGGCGAGGAGTGTCATTGAGGTGAAAGTTCACTGTCCTCTGGCTCAGTCTTTCCCATAGGCCATGAAGAAACCAGCATGTCTGGACAAGTACAACTCAGTGATGAGCTTGGTACCCACTATTAGTTGGTACAACCCCTGGCCTTTCACTGTAATTGGGCCTATACATCAATGGGAGGTGAGGCAGCATGTTGATAATGGTCCTATTAATCACCAAACAATTAGACGTCcttgtttttcttatttttatagCTTGTATCTGTGTTGCATTTCAATAGAAATCAGCAGTTGTGAAAAGGGTTATATTCATGAATGGCATTTTGCATTTCACTAAGAAGGCATGTGAGTTAATATTTCTTCAAGCCAATTGTTTGGTTGATTAAAATACTTCATTGTGCTTGTTGACGCAGCCATTAGAGAATGACTTTCAGCGCCCACCCTTAATCATTTTCAATATGTGTTGAAATAATCCAAATTGTTGTCTTGTTTTTTATAAGCCCTTCTATAATGTATTACGTTTAATAATGGATATACTTGCACATCTATCTATTCCTGTTTACATTTGGATTTGTGGTAGTGCTAAAAAAGTATAATTAAGCTCACATAAGTTCACTTCACACTGCACACAAACCACTGACAGATGAATACACAACAAAACACAAGTTATGAAATTGCTGTAATAAACAAAGGTTAATTAATGCAAACAAACCATGCATTTGCAACTACAAAAAAAGTAAGCAGTTTTAATCGTTTTTGTTTACACAATGCAATAAATAAACTACACATTTGCTATACACAAATAAGTAAGCATTTATTACAGTTATACAGCACCAATTTCCAGCTAGTCATAAGAGTCTTATTTTATTTAGTAATGTATTTTATGTCTGCTTCTTGTGTGCCAATGACCTTGCATGTGATGAGGATGATGTCGATGGGGTGGATGGGAGAGGGCCATTAGTTAGTCCAAAGACCATTCAGATTAACTTAACCTCAGTACCTCTAAAACAACCCCCGTGCCAACACAAACATACCCCCTCCAAACTGTCACCAAAAATATCACTCTACATCATCAGCACTTCTTTGAGGAGGGGATACTGGTTGGGTCCAGAGTCTTGCGATCAATATAAAAGGGCGGTCAATACATTTGGGAGACATAGCTCTTGAGAGCCTTAGTGAAGGAGCATCTATACCTACACACAGAACACCTACAGATTCCTACACATCTTAGATACCAAACAGCGCTATGTGGAAGGACACCAGCATCGGTAAGGAGAGGTCACTGGCTGACACAGAATCTAGACTGGATATCAGATTTGTATTTTTGAGTAGGCCAGGTGAATCACAGATGATAATTATTGTCATTTTGGTGGGAgaatgaattttttttttttgggggggtgaaatATCAAAGGAACTTTACAGATGTTTTTGTCCTATGGGGTTTATTTGCCAGTTGTAATGCTTCAAAGTGATAGAGAGCCACATATAGATTCTTGCCTTAGCAACCTATCCTGGAGACAGACTCACTACATGATAAGACCCCCTCCACGACCTGTCTTGCCCTGGGCTCCTCTCTGGCTTATGTCTGATCTGGAACCTGTGTTTTCCCCTCAGATGTCCTCAGACAGGTGGCCGTCACCGGAGCCTCGTCCCGGAGTACCAACCGCAGAAAGAGGACCAGCTTCTCCAAAGAGCACGTGGAGCTGCTCCGTGTCACCTTTGAGACAGACCCTTATCCTGgcatcagcctgagagagagccTGTCCCAGAACACAGGGCTACCTGAATCTCGCATCCAGGTAAGCAACTACGCACACATGTAAGCATGCAGGAACACATACACAGACTCACGCACAGACGAATGTAATGGGGGTTGTTTATATTACGAAGGCTCTGTGTTCAAATGTGGCCTGCATGggtgctgttgatactggtatcaGGGTTTCTGTTTATCTTTTAAATCACTAAGATGATGTAAGCGGTTTTATCTGTTTGTTTGGTCTGACTGGTAGAATGTACAACACTTATAGTAAACAGAGGAGACAACAGCAAGATAAGCCCCAACGCTCTCACTATATTCTACAGGTGTTTGTGGGTGGGCTTGGGAAATTATTAACATGGGCTCAAAGCAGATAATTCTATCTTAGTCATTGGAGTCAACTAACTGCGACACTGTATCTGTTTGCATTGGATGTCCATTCTAAATGCAGTGTTATAACACAGTTGTTTTGTAATCGCTCTCCAGGTGTGGTTCCAGAACAGGAGGGCTCGGACTCTGAAGTGTAAGGCAGCTAAGAAGTCCCTGTGCCAGTCAGACTCTGGCTTACACTCCCCTGGTGGGTTCACCCCTGTCCAGAACCCAGTTTCCCAGCCCCGCACTATGGGGACAGGGGCTACCCAGCACAGCCTGGCCCCTCTGTCCACCTCCCCCTGCCTGCCCCCTGCTTACCCTGTCCAGgtgaaggaggaggtggaggaggatctTTTCTATGGACGCTACCCTCCACCCTACCCTGGAGCAGAGGAGACTGGCCACTACAATTCCCTGTTCGGGCTGAGGCAGGCCAGGGTGCTGGGATACAGCTCCAGCCCGCCCCTGAAGACCCCCGGGCACCAGATGGTTCCAGGAGCCTGGCCCCAGGCGGGTGACCAGACAACCCCAGTGCAGTCCATGTGGAGCCCCTCTCCTCTGGAGGTGAGGAACTACAGCTCAGGCTCCAGCAAGGCCTTCCTCTACCATGGCTCAGCCGAGCAGCAGCCCCTCTACAGCAACCCCCAGGAAGCCTTTGGAGGCCCCATTTCCCAGACCCAGGCCCCAGCCACCACGGATTCCGGCTGCTGGGAGGTTGGACAAGAAAACACCCCACCGATGGTAGGCCAAGTTTCCCGATTGGATGGCTCCTGGAGCATGGCTATATCTACCGCAGAATACCCAGGACAAGCCCCGCACCATGCCCCCCTGCCAGAGCTCCCGGCCCTGTCCCTGCAGGAGATCCTGGGGGAGCTGGAGGGAGAGTGGCGGGAGGGAGATGGACTGGACAGCCACCACAATGAGGACAAACTGGTTTACTGCTGAAGTCTGTTATCtcaccttttttatttttacgaTGGACAAtctctttattattattataatattttgtATATTCTTTAGATGTTTTAAATAATGTATAAATATTTGTATAGTATGAAGAAAATGTACAACAAGGGGGTTTGTGGGAGTACAAGAGGGTTTTACTGTGTAGTCTGTGTTTCTGGAATGTCAACTATGGACAAAATGCTCtccgagagagagaggatcatacGTCCTTAGTAATTCTACAATGATTCAATTTATTCTCCCATGAACTTCATCCCAATTAATTTTAGgttatctatctatttatctatttatttatCTATCGTTTTCTGCACTTGTATTCTAATAAATCCATTGTATTAAAACACCTTTGATTTAGAGGAAGTAATATCATGTTGATTCATAAAGTATCGTGCCATAATGAAGGGTATTTCAAACACATCAGAGAGCCTAAGTAGGCCTTCAAGATGGTTGTGATTCCACTGAGTAAGCCTTGAATTTACATTCCTTTACACTCATCTGCATTTGTCATGCATTTGATCCGTTGTTGCTCTTGCACAGCGTAAAGCAACATATATCCACTAGATGGTGCTTATGAGTCACAGATTCATAGTATGGGAACGCAAGGTGCTGGTCAATAATGCTGTTTCTGACCATAACTCTTAAATTGTCCATACAAGCTGCTGTGTGAAGTGGCATTTGTCATTGCTCTTATGATTAGAGTCACTACCTGTGGTCAATCATTGCCAAAGACACTGAATGGTTGTGACACTTGTATATTTTCCTCCACAGAGCAGTCAGGCTTTTATCCAGCTGAGCAAACCTTCCTTTTCACCTGAAACAGCCTCCCTATGGTTAGGGTTGATATGTCTGAGAACAGACTTTCAAAGGGGCATGAGTTGCAGGATGAAAGGAAATCTTTCATCTTAGTATCTGAAACCAATCCAGTTCATGGTAAACAAAAGTCTAAACGTATGTATCAGCTTCCTCCCACACTGGTGACGTGACACAGACACATTTCTTACATCAAACGCAAAATGACAAAAACAGCAGATAGGACAGGATGTTTGGATTTAGATTATTTTCCACAGAAATGCCTTCATTGTTATCTCTATCTTTTAATTTAATCTTTTAATTTAATCTTTTAACTTTTTGTGTTCTATTGGCTTCCAGTCATTATCCTTTTTAGTCAAGTCAAGATATTACCTTCTTTTGTTAACTTTCTGGTGTGGCGTTCCTCTCCAAAGCAAACACAATAGGTAACAGAGGAGGGGAGCGATCTCATGCTTTTGTTTTCTCTCTAAATATAGGACAGCAAAGGAAGTACTGCAGTACTGTTGTCCTCTGTAGGCCTAGATATGTGAAACAGGTGTTCACATGGAAAAACATTGTGGTATTGGTAAATTTGACAACTAGCAACTTGAGCCACTGGGATTGGTGTCACTCTATGAGCTCAAGGACATGCTAGATTACAATGATGACCAATTTTAATTACCATATATTATATAATACATTTGATAGATTTTAGAAACTCAATTTTGCTTCTATATGTATTGTAGTGCCTGTGTTTTATGTATTATATTTATTTGATGGACGACGTACACTTCTAATGCTTTCCCCGTGCTGACATTTTTTCAGGTCTCTTTCTCAAAAAAAGTCAACCCTCAAGAGAAAAATAAAGGATAAATGGTTTATCACAGTATCATCATTCATTACACAGGTCATAGAGGAACATGGAGGAAAATGTTTGCATACAGAGGTGAACATAACAAAATGATTATTTGCATACAGTGATATTTTGTAATAGTGTACCTTAGAGACCTAAAGAGGACACAGACATatgcatgtacgcacacacaccacaccacacacacacacacacacacacacacacacacacacacacacacacacacacacacacacacacgaacacacaccacacacacacacacacacacacacacacacacacacacacacacacacacacacacacacacacacacaccacacacacacacacaccacacacaccacacacaccacacacaaacacttttctccatcccattccaaGCAGCATCAATCAATGGTTGGAAGTGAAGACGTGCaataagacaggagagaggggagcaaTCAAAAGCCCTGAGATGAGCTCTTAAATTAGAATGTGCAATACAGGACCACACTGAGGGATTGGTGAAATTACAGGCCATATTTTTAGTGAAGGCTGGACTCATACCCTAGAACTGCCAGCAGCTGATGGAACAAACCATCACTCATATGCCTGTCTTCCCCAAGCTTGTTACACATTGGAAAattgacactgtgtgtgtgtttccgcgCGTCTTTgcgttttgtgtgtatgtgttcatgtgcgtatatgtgcatgtgtgtgtacgtacgtgcATGTGCGTGTCTGTGCATGTATTTGTGTGCACATGTGACATGAAAAAAGGTATTATCTAGAAATATGATAGAAGAGCATACCGATCCAAATGAAGtgctggagactgttatcagttACCGTAGATACTGAGACACAGATTTTGATTAATTTGCATGCACATTTAATTTCAAGTAAATGTTCTCTACAAACAGTCAAAAAGGAACTACTGGGACAGGATAAAAGGCAAGCCATGTCTTTTACAGATGCCTTCACCTTTAAACCTAGTCTGGTTACAAAAATAGACAGTTGATATTAAATGTCATCCACTGGGAAATAAGGTCAGCAGCTCACTAATGAACTCATGTAGCTTACCAACATCAAACTTACACCAGTAACCTAGCTTATACATCTGGGTAAAATGAAGCAATGTATTATATACAGTTCAtatacagtaggctaaattaatATATGCATTTTATGTGCATTCATTATAGATTACATAAAGGCAATGCAGATAGTCTCATTTGGAATTTGACTAAAGACTGTTGCTTCTCTTCTCTGATTGGCTCATATGTAACATCTAATAAGTTACATGATTTTAACAGCAAGTATGAGGTAATTGTTTGGTCATGTGACAGCTGCAGCAACTGTCAAAATGTGATGATAGGGCTACACTGAAGGTTCAAAGGCACATCTTCTCAGCTCTTCTTAGCCACGCCCCCTGATTCTGATTGGACCGTAGACATCTGGCTAGGGACTATCAACAATGTGGACATGAACTGTAGGGTTGTTGTGGGGTGGGAATGTATGCATATGTGCACATGTGACATATGATATCAAATGGAAATATAATATGAGAGAGAAGTCCAGGCCATCAAATGTTTGCTGGGACAAACATGTTTAACGAGACAGCTGTTCCCACCACTATCAGAaacacaggtgtgtgtttgtgtctgtctgtgtgtgcctgtgcatgtGTGTTCATTTGTTTgcttgttcttcctcctcctcttgaGAAAGGTAATGAAGATGAGTGCAACACAGAGGTCAAGCCATCTCTTCTTCTACTGTATTTTCACAGCATCCACTCCCTCCTGTGTTGTCTCCATCTGCCGGATCCTCGCAATAACTCCCTTCCACTCTCTCATCCATCGCCAACTACCATATCTTACTGGACACCCCCAGACCTCTCACTTAGTCTAAATCTTCAGGTCATCATGACATTGTCATACTTTGGCTAATGCAGATCTAGGCAGTATAATCAGAGCTAATGATTTTGTGCAATTTTGTAATAATTTTGGATTTATCAGGAAAGTAATAGAGAAAGTCTCTAAATCGAACACCATTATGCATAAGGTATATGCCAAAACATGTTTGTCTAAAGATGCAAATCAAATGTAAGAACGATGACAAATAGAATTTTACAAAGAAGTATACTAAAATCAATAAACTATCCACAATCTGTGGATTTTTACCAGAGCCCCTTGGTCTCGGATATAGCCCCGCCTCTACAACAAGCGAACCTACCTTGTCTATAGTGCCAATGCAATTTAGGCGAGGGACGGAGAGTCAAGGGGCGAACTGGGGAACAAGCTCGGCAGTGGGCTTCCAAGCGCGTGTCTTGCAAAGACATCACCGACAGGGCGGGAGACGGGAGTGACGCCGTATCGACCGCAGGGACTTTATAGACTTTGCTGAACCGGTAGATAGCCACCCTACACAGTGTATGTGCAGTTTGTGTATGCAGGGTAGAAAGGAAACTAATTTAAGCCAACACGGTGGCGATGAGAAGAAATTGAATTTCCATTGGTTTCGGTGCGTCGCGCAGTCGGACTCTTGACTCTGGTGATGCCCGTGGTGTGGGGGTCGCCGTGCATCTCAGGAAAACAGGGCGTCGgaggatgatggtgatgataGGATCATCATGGCAAACGGAACCGGCACTATTATGTTGAAATGCGTTGTGGTTGGAGACGGTGCTGTGGGCAAAACGTGTCTGTTGATGAGCTATGCCAACGACGCCTTTCCAGAGGAGTATGTGCCCACTGTGTTTGACCATTATGCAGGTAAGGGGACTTTGGAGCATGTAATGATCATACATTATCATACATATGGGTGTTGTCTCGAATGGAACCATTACCAATTAGCCAATCGTTAATTATAAAAGCTGACATCATTCTTTCAGTAGCCTAGTTATAGTTGCATGAGTTTAATCTCTATGCCAATTTGCTTGGATAGTCTACCAAAATCCAATGTTTAGGAGAAGGTGAAGTGTATATTCGAATGTTTTGCTTACTTTTTGGCTCAGATTGCATAGGAATACATCTGTTTCTGTAATCAAAGCCACTTGTTTGGCTCCgagaccccccccacccctctaaaCTATACTTTTCCATTGCTTTGCAGTGAGTGTCAACGTTGGCGGGAAGCAGTACTTATTGGGATTGTACGACACAGCTGGTCAGGTACAGTGGGTTTATTTTAACTCTGGCTGCATGCCAAGCATGCCACATCCAAGGACACAACCTATCCCCGTGTACTGTTAACCAATGGTGCTCTGGACACACCCGCAAGCTTGAAATTCTGACCAGACTCTAAGCTGCAACAGGTGTGGTTTACACATTGCTCTAGTTtcaagtcagtctggtctgtgatAGACAGTGGTTTTAGGCCTAGCGAAGCATTTCAATGGGTCTATTATGTGAGGAACAGGGGTCTTATGTCCAGTGTCTAGTAGGGATGTTGTCACTGGCAGTCCGAATACATATTACATACATAAACTGCATACTATTTACTTATCGTCGCATACTATTTAGCACGTACCGTTTAGTAAAAAGTATGCAGTATGCCTCGGTATCTGCTCCTGATTGGCTGAGTAGGTGGGGCGGGTCGAGTGCAGTTGAATTTGTCcaaattcaacagacatgcatCGCATTAATTTGATTAATGTCTCTAAACTGAATAGAAtactcaggctggttataggcAGACTATCACATTCGACCTATACTGTAGTAGACCATATAGCCcatctgtctttttttttttatggctgAAGACAGAAACGGATCATTTTGTTCCATTTCAATATATTTATTAGTGAAACCAAAGTGCTGTAACATGTATACaataccagtccaaagtt belongs to Coregonus clupeaformis isolate EN_2021a chromosome 1, ASM2061545v1, whole genome shotgun sequence and includes:
- the LOC121571497 gene encoding double homeobox protein 4C-like, with product MWKDTSIDVLRQVAVTGASSRSTNRRKRTSFSKEHVELLRVTFETDPYPGISLRESLSQNTGLPESRIQVWFQNRRARTLKCKAAKKSLCQSDSGLHSPGGFTPVQNPVSQPRTMGTGATQHSLAPLSTSPCLPPAYPVQVKEEVEEDLFYGRYPPPYPGAEETGHYNSLFGLRQARVLGYSSSPPLKTPGHQMVPGAWPQAGDQTTPVQSMWSPSPLEVRNYSSGSSKAFLYHGSAEQQPLYSNPQEAFGGPISQTQAPATTDSGCWEVGQENTPPMVGQVSRLDGSWSMAISTAEYPGQAPHHAPLPELPALSLQEILGELEGEWREGDGLDSHHNEDKLVYC